One Nesterenkonia populi DNA window includes the following coding sequences:
- the leuA gene encoding 2-isopropylmalate synthase — protein sequence MRQLQKPSQMPYRRYEPFQDQITVSLPDRTWPDQLIAQAPRWCAVDLRDGNQALIDPMSPDRKHRMFDLLVSMGYKEIEVGFPAASQTDFDFVRQLVEQDKIPDDVFIQVLTQAREHLIERTFEAVDGAPQAIVHLYNSTSVLQREVVFKKDRDGIVDIATQGARLCKKFEENLTHSTEIIYQYSPESFTGTELDFAAHISNEVIGVLGATPERPVIVNLPATVEMATPNVYADSIEWMHRNLAPRDSIILSLHPHNDRGTAVAAAELGYMAGADRIEGCLFGNGERTGNVDLVTLGMNLFSQGIDPQIDFSQMDEIKRTAEYCNQMPVPERSPWAGDLVFTAFSGSHQDAINKGFAHMDSRAEAESMDRDELTWAVPYLPIDPKDIGRTYEAVIRVNSQSGKGGVAYVLKTERGIDLPRRTQVEFSGVIQRRADAGGGEVSPAEIWQMFQDEYLPAEEGENQWGRYRLGAVQTSSGAGGQFSMDVELIVDGTSRSEHAEGNGPISALLHVLQNDGTDVRLLDYTEHAMSASGDAQAASFVELAVGDRVLWGVGLDHDTTLASLRAVISGVNRALR from the coding sequence ATGCGCCAGCTGCAGAAGCCCTCCCAGATGCCGTACCGCCGGTACGAGCCTTTCCAGGACCAGATCACCGTCTCTCTGCCGGACCGGACCTGGCCCGACCAGCTCATCGCCCAAGCCCCCCGCTGGTGCGCCGTCGACCTGCGCGACGGCAACCAAGCGCTCATCGACCCCATGAGCCCGGACCGCAAGCACCGCATGTTCGACCTGCTGGTCTCCATGGGCTACAAGGAGATCGAGGTCGGCTTCCCCGCCGCGTCCCAGACCGACTTCGACTTTGTCCGCCAGCTCGTGGAGCAGGACAAGATCCCCGACGATGTCTTCATCCAGGTCCTCACCCAGGCCCGCGAGCACCTCATCGAGCGGACCTTCGAGGCCGTCGACGGTGCGCCCCAGGCCATCGTCCACCTCTACAACTCCACCTCCGTGCTGCAGCGGGAGGTGGTCTTCAAGAAGGACCGCGACGGCATCGTCGACATCGCGACCCAGGGCGCCCGGCTGTGCAAGAAGTTCGAAGAGAACCTCACCCACAGCACCGAGATCATCTACCAGTACAGCCCCGAGTCCTTCACCGGCACTGAGCTGGACTTTGCCGCGCACATCTCCAATGAGGTCATCGGGGTTCTCGGCGCCACCCCGGAGAGGCCGGTCATCGTCAACCTGCCGGCCACCGTGGAGATGGCCACGCCGAACGTCTACGCGGACTCCATCGAATGGATGCACCGCAACCTCGCCCCGCGCGACTCCATCATCCTTTCTCTGCACCCCCACAACGACCGCGGCACCGCTGTGGCCGCCGCAGAGCTCGGCTACATGGCCGGGGCCGACCGCATCGAAGGCTGCCTGTTCGGCAACGGGGAGCGCACCGGCAACGTCGACCTCGTCACTCTCGGGATGAACCTCTTCAGCCAGGGCATCGACCCGCAGATCGACTTCTCCCAGATGGACGAGATCAAGCGCACCGCCGAGTACTGCAACCAGATGCCGGTTCCCGAGCGGTCCCCCTGGGCCGGCGACCTCGTCTTCACCGCGTTCTCCGGCTCCCACCAGGACGCCATCAACAAGGGCTTCGCCCACATGGACTCCCGTGCAGAGGCGGAGAGCATGGACCGGGACGAGCTCACCTGGGCCGTTCCCTACCTTCCCATCGACCCCAAGGACATCGGCCGCACCTATGAGGCCGTGATCCGCGTGAACTCCCAGTCCGGCAAGGGGGGTGTGGCCTACGTCCTGAAGACCGAGCGCGGCATCGACCTGCCCCGCCGGACCCAGGTCGAGTTCTCCGGAGTCATCCAGCGTCGTGCCGACGCCGGCGGGGGAGAGGTCTCCCCGGCAGAGATCTGGCAGATGTTCCAGGACGAGTACCTGCCCGCCGAGGAGGGCGAGAACCAGTGGGGCCGCTACCGCCTGGGCGCCGTGCAGACCTCATCGGGGGCCGGCGGTCAGTTCAGCATGGACGTGGAGCTCATCGTCGACGGCACCTCACGCAGCGAGCATGCCGAAGGCAACGGACCCATCTCCGCCCTGCTCCACGTGCTTCAGAACGATGGCACCGACGTGCGTCTCCTCGACTACACCGAGCACGCCATGAGCGCCTCTGGAGACGCCCAGGCAGCCAGCTTCGTCGAGCTCGCCGTGGGCGACCGGGTCCTCTGGGGCGTGGGCCTCGACCACGACACCACCTTGGCTAGCCTCCGCGCCGTCATCAGCGGCGTCAACCGCGCCCTTCGCTAG